From Danio rerio strain Tuebingen ecotype United States chromosome 2, GRCz12tu, whole genome shotgun sequence:
TTGAGCCAAATGGGATTCGGTCATCAGCACATAACtgcaaacaaataacaaatcacACAGCGAAAAAGAAATGAATTTAACCTGTTAGTTGAACTATTATTGTCCCTAGTGAATAACAGCTGTGGTCTGTTGTAAAATGCAGGGCTGGGTTCATCGGCAGGTCTCTGGTTTATTGGCCAGAGTAGCTTTGCTGGTTTTTACCCATATTGAGCTCTTTGTTTGTTGTCATGGTATCGAGGCACTTAATTCTCCCATGGACACCATAGATTTTTAggtcttattgttttattgttgagaatGCACTCCCCtacgttgaaaaatatttgcacatAACTCTCAATACTGGTGTCGTTATTTGTTGTTTGGACACTTTTGTAAgactttttgtaaaaatgtagtgGAGGCTTCGCATGGAAGAATTAATACTTGTGCAGATCATTGGGAACGCTTACTAGATGAAGATATGCATTGGATTTAGTCATTTCGTTAACCTCTATCTAATTATTCAATGCGACTTCCATTTTGAATAACAATCTGCCAAAAAAGTCTAAGAGCAGTCAGGTTAAGTGCTAAAATCCACAAACAATTtggatttattaaatattacatttaacagTGTTCgaaaatgttactttaaataaGATTTAGATTATGACAAAGGGCAATCTAAATGTTAAAACTGAAACAAAAGCACATGCACAATGAAGTCATTAATATTAATCAAAACCAACgaatttaaaaaattctaaaaatggcCTTTAATTGATATAGTTCAATCTGTGAATCACCTTTGCCAGCGTTCCTTAATTGCACTAATATGAGGTTCCAGAGGGGCCTTTGTTAATTACCGACGTAAAGCATTTGTCTAAGTGCAGGAGTTGGTTGAAGGTTAAATTAAAGCAATTCACTCTGGATGAATGTGCGGCAAGGTCAACACTCTAATCAGTGCTTCGCTCACACAAAGACCCATTTCTGACTCTAATAAATGAGCCCAGAACTCCCACGATCCCATCCCGCTGCAGTCTGCTGACCGTACCTCGGGGTTGCCCTCTTGCCCCTCTCATTTTCCAGTCACTTTTATAACTGGACAGTAAACTTCCAGTGGCTTAATGATGATGACTTCTTCATCTGCCCAAATACTCCTTTTGTTGATCCTCCCAGGCCTCCACCCCCTTAAACCCTGGCTAACcttggcccaccaccacccccgtCCACTGCTGGACTAATCCTCTCCCCAGGCTGTCACCTCCACCCCCCGCCAGCCAATCCCTTGCTGACCAGTCAGGGTTTTCTCTCCTTTGCCGATTTCAGCTTTGGCTTTCAGCTTGTTGTGTTGCCTCCCCCATGCCTCCCTTCCCCCCTTGGTTTGTGTGGCCAAGTGGAGGAGGTTATCTCCAAAACCCTGGCTCATGTTGGCCTCGCTGGAAAAGCCCCGATTTGCACTTCAGGACCTCAGCAGGAAGTCCGTGAGAAGGCTTTAATAGGCAAATGAGCGCAGGGCTTAAGGAACAACAACCTGCCAGCGGTGTGACAAGCGGCGTGAGACCCCACGCCTCATGCCCGGAATAGACCTTATGTGGTCAGGGAGGCAGAACGTGCCACGGTAGCATTGGCTTTCACGTGACGTCGACATTGTCAGGCTGTTGTAATTGGCCTGTGTTAAGGTGGATTTGTTTTTTCTGACACTGAGTAGATAGCTCCTGAAGAGCACAATAAGCTGTGGCACTTGACACCTCCATCTCTCCCTCCTACCCAGCTGATGCTCATTTGTCACTGCGTTAAAATCACGTTCCGCTATCACCTCATCGATGTGATTCTCAGTTGTTTTTACAACCATGCTAGGATTAGAATTTCATCACACTTCTGAAATCCTGCACTCGAAAGGCTTCCCATAAAAGAGGCCAAACCACTCTTTCCATCACTCTTTTCACACTGAACAAAGCAAACCAGATAATGATATTCATAAATAGATTTTCATATAGGGTAacactctattttgatggtccatttgagtattagtagactgcttaatatctgttgatactacttcttcagcagacatttaactgactataagaaacttcgcaagtacatgtcaacttacactaacccaaacCCCAACCCTGACCCCAACCTAAGAGTCTACTTATATCTTAGttgccatgtagatgcaatgtgtCTAAACTCAAcgaacggaccatcaaaataaagggtgATCTTATATagctcctttttaaaaatatatatatttttaaagctctttacgcataaaagaaataaaacaatatcaTGTAACAGTATAACCAGTCgatataaaacacataaaaagcaCACCTCACGGATATATCTAAAGAAGTGTGCTTTCAAAGATGATTTAAATACCTCGAAAGGTTATGCAAAGGTTATAGCTGTCGAAAGGTTATAGGTTATCGAAAGGTTatagctgaattcaatcagctagtgctttaggggttatataaacaactagttcaccgcggcagcggtcgcggcagcctcgtgtgaagaccgcctcgtgtgaagaccgacgagggtaaagaccatcgactctacctgcgcgactccaccgagcaaagacaccgacaaagcacttgagtactttactttattgttttactttacacttatctttttttgttgtcagtgcacttttattatgtgttttctaattcctgttgttactaacactcgcaaaacacgggaggtacgctgcaggcgtaatcctcacaaccttcgttcaatacatgtatctactatttcacaactctctctctccgtgggcctctggaattgtcaatcagctgttaacaaggctgattttattacctccatagctacatattctgactataatctcatggctctaactgagacctggttgaggccggaggacactgctacacatgctactctttctgctaatttctctttttcccacactcctcgtcagacagggagagggggtgggactggactactaatttccaaagaatggaaatttactctgataccgtccctgccaacaatcagctcctttgaattccatgcagtcaccattatccaccccttctacataaatgtggttgtcatctaccgcccaccaggtaaattaggtcacttcctagatgaactggatgttcttctctcatctttttctaattttgccactcccttattggtgctaggtgacttcaacatttacgttgacaaaccgcaagctgcagactttcagactctgcttgcctcttttgacctaaaaagagcacctacttctgctacccacaaatcgggtaatcagctagaccttatttacacacgacactgcttcactgatcaaacaatagtaactccactacaaatatctgatcatttccttctgtctctcaacatccacattactcctgagccgccacacactccaacactggtcacctttcgcagaaacctacgatctctctcacccaatagactatccaccattgtttcagactctcttcctccatctcgcaaactcactgcacttgattcgaacagtgccactaatacactctgctccacactagcatcatgtctagaccgattatgtcctcttgcatccaggccagcccgtgccagtcctcctgcaccctggctctcggatgctctccgtgagcatcgctcaaaacttcgggctgcagagagaatttggcggaaaactaaaaatcctgcacacctcttaacataccaaactcttctgtcctctttctcagctgaggttacttctgcaaagcagacgtattaccgtctgaaaatcaacaatgccactaatcctcgcctactttttaaaacattttcctccctcctctatcctcctcctccacccgcatcctccacacttactactgatgactttgctacattcttctgcaccaaaactgcaaaaatcagtgctcaatttgctgcacctacaacaaacacgcaagatacaacaccaacaccacacacactcacctctttttctcagctctctgagtctgaggtgtccaaacttgtgctatctagccatgcaaccacctgtccactcgatcccattccctctcatctcttgcaagccatctctcctgcagtcataccaacactgactcacataattaacacatctcttgactctggtttattccccactacatttaagcaggctagggtaaccccactgctaaagaaacccaacctggaccatacgctacttgaaaactacagaccagtatccctgcttccattcatggccaagattctggagaaagtagtgttcaatcaagtcctggactttcttactcaaaacaatctcatgga
This genomic window contains:
- the LOC141377798 gene encoding uncharacterized protein → MCFLIPVVTNTRKTREVRCRRNPHNLRSIHVSTISQLSLSVGLWNCQSAVNKADFITSIATYSDYNLMALTETWLRPEDTATHATLSANFSFSHTPRQTGRGGGTGLLISKEWKFTLIPSLPTISSFEFHAVTIIHPFYINVVVIYRPPGDFNIYVDKPQAADFQTLLASFDLKRAPTSATHKSGNQLDLIYTRHCFTDQTIVTPLQISDHFLLSLNIHITPEPPHTPTLVTFRRNLRSLSPNRLSTIVSDSLPPSRKLTALDSNSATNTLCSTLASCLDRLCPLASRPARASPPAPWLSDALREHRSKLRAAERIWRKTKNPAHLLTYQTLLSSFSAEVTSAKQTYYRLKINNATNPRLLFKTFSSLLYPPPPPASSTLTTDDFATFFCTKTAKISAQFAAPTTNTQDTTPTPHTLTSFSQLSESEVSKLVLSSHATTCPLDPIPSHLLQAISPAVIPTLTHIINTSLDSGLFPTTFKQARVTPLLKKPNLDHTLLENYRPVSLLPFMAKILEKVVFNQVLDFLTQNNLMDNKQSGFKKGHSTETALLSVVEDLRLAKADSKSSVLILLDLSAAFDTVNHQILLSTLESLGVAGTVIQWFRSYLSDRSFRVSWRGEVSNLQHLNTGVPQGSVLGPLLFSIYTSSLGPVIQRHGFSYHCYADDTQLYLSFHPDDPSVPARISACLLDISHWMKDHHLQLNLAKTEMLVVSANPTLHHNFSIQMDGATITASKMVKSLGVTIDDQLNFSDHISRTARSCRFALYNIRKIRPFLSEHAAQLLVQALVLSKLDYCNSLLAGLPANSIKPLQLLQNAAARVVFNEPKRAHVTPLLVRLHWLPVAARIKFKTLMFAYKVTSGLAPSYLHSLLQIYVPSRNLRSVNERRLVVPSQRGKKSLSRTLTLNLPSWWNELPNCIRTAESLAIFKKRLKTQLFSLHFTS